The Lacipirellula parvula genome window below encodes:
- a CDS encoding GspE/PulE family protein has translation MDAGQILLKHGLLSDSDLSRAIDARTNGSRVDQLAVEMGLVGEADALRALGLETGVDFIELESASVDLSLLQTFPQRLIHRHGLFPIEKSRGAVLVATSDPLNLHPLDEAAAALGCPIIPVAATREAIAKRIKTHLGVGSETIEGLLAQREEEEVELVDGLQVEDGEIAAEVQEASVVHLVNEILLEAIDSRASDVHIESQPSGVKVRYRIDGLLQQQPTPPEINRFQAAIISRLKIMARLNIAEKRLPQDGRIKLKVHGREVDVRVSVIPMLHGEGIVMRILDKGKMEFSLEKLGMAPQMKATFDRLIRMPHGIILVTGPTGSGKTTTLYSALVGIKSEDTKIITTEDPVEYQLEGINQIQVHPKIGLTFAMSLRSILRHDPDVVLVGEIRDHETAENAIQASLTGHLVFSTLHTNDAPSAYTRLVDMGIEPFLVASTIEGVMAQRLVRRLCPKCREEYEPQRDELPDDFPWDEYRALDRPIYRNTGCRACRGAGFAGRQGIFELCETTDGVRQLAHDRASSWEIRKIALKEGMRTLRDDAWHKVFEGITTVDEVLRVTKSDIK, from the coding sequence ATGGACGCCGGACAGATTCTGTTGAAGCACGGTTTGCTGTCCGACTCGGACCTTTCGCGGGCAATCGATGCCCGGACGAACGGTTCGCGCGTCGATCAGTTGGCCGTCGAGATGGGACTGGTCGGCGAAGCAGACGCCTTGCGGGCGTTGGGACTGGAGACCGGCGTTGATTTCATCGAGCTTGAGTCGGCCTCAGTCGACCTGTCGCTGCTGCAGACTTTTCCGCAGAGGCTGATCCATCGCCACGGGTTGTTCCCGATCGAAAAAAGTCGCGGGGCCGTGCTGGTCGCGACTTCCGATCCGCTGAACCTCCACCCGCTCGACGAAGCGGCGGCGGCCCTGGGGTGTCCGATCATTCCCGTGGCGGCGACGCGCGAGGCGATCGCCAAGCGGATCAAAACGCATCTCGGCGTCGGCAGCGAGACGATCGAAGGGTTGCTTGCCCAGCGCGAAGAGGAAGAGGTCGAACTCGTCGACGGCCTGCAAGTCGAGGATGGCGAAATCGCCGCCGAGGTGCAGGAAGCGTCGGTCGTTCATCTGGTGAACGAGATTCTGCTCGAGGCCATCGACTCGCGAGCGTCGGACGTGCACATCGAGTCGCAGCCTTCGGGCGTGAAGGTGCGTTACCGCATCGACGGCTTGCTGCAGCAGCAACCGACGCCGCCAGAGATCAACCGCTTTCAGGCGGCGATCATCAGCCGGTTAAAGATCATGGCGCGGCTGAACATCGCCGAGAAACGCCTGCCGCAAGATGGTCGCATCAAGCTGAAGGTGCATGGCCGCGAGGTCGATGTCCGCGTGTCGGTGATCCCGATGTTGCATGGCGAGGGAATCGTCATGCGTATTCTCGACAAAGGGAAGATGGAATTCTCCCTTGAGAAGCTCGGCATGGCGCCGCAGATGAAGGCGACGTTCGATCGGCTGATTCGCATGCCGCACGGCATCATCCTGGTGACGGGGCCGACCGGTTCGGGCAAGACGACGACGCTTTATAGCGCGCTCGTCGGCATTAAAAGCGAAGATACAAAAATCATCACGACCGAAGACCCGGTCGAATACCAGCTCGAAGGGATCAACCAGATTCAGGTTCATCCGAAGATTGGGCTGACGTTCGCCATGTCGCTGCGTTCGATCTTGCGGCATGACCCTGACGTGGTGCTGGTGGGCGAAATTCGCGATCACGAGACAGCGGAGAATGCGATTCAGGCGTCGCTCACTGGTCACTTGGTGTTTAGCACGCTTCATACGAACGATGCGCCGAGCGCGTATACGCGACTCGTCGACATGGGCATCGAGCCGTTCCTCGTGGCGAGCACGATCGAAGGGGTGATGGCCCAACGGCTCGTGCGGCGGCTTTGCCCCAAGTGCCGTGAGGAGTACGAACCGCAGCGAGACGAATTGCCGGACGATTTTCCGTGGGACGAGTACCGTGCGCTCGATCGACCGATCTACCGCAACACCGGTTGCCGCGCCTGTCGCGGGGCGGGGTTCGCCGGGCGGCAAGGGATTTTCGAACTGTGCGAAACGACCGACGGCGTGCGGCAGTTGGCCCATGACCGCGCGAGCAGCTGGGAGATTCGCAAGATCGCGCTGAAGGAAGGGATGCGTACCTTGCGCGACGATGCCTGGCACAAGGTGTTTGAGGGAATCACGACGGTGGATGAAGTGTTGCGGGTCACTAAAAGCGACATTAAGTAG
- a CDS encoding DUF1559 domain-containing protein produces the protein MNGYAASRTRRDAFTLVELLVVVAIIAILIALLLPAVQAAREASRKSDCANNLKNLALAALNFESARGYFAPAAQDRDGEPPTGVKPALATHNGLTFLLPHFDQGNKFEQIDPRAPSVRGAAGEWAPQALGGLGGER, from the coding sequence ATGAACGGTTACGCCGCCAGCAGAACGCGTCGCGATGCGTTCACGCTCGTCGAACTCCTCGTCGTTGTCGCGATCATCGCGATTCTTATTGCGCTGCTGCTTCCGGCAGTACAGGCTGCTCGCGAAGCCTCTCGCAAAAGCGACTGCGCCAACAATCTTAAGAATCTCGCCCTCGCAGCGCTTAATTTTGAGTCTGCGAGAGGATACTTCGCCCCAGCCGCACAAGATCGCGACGGCGAGCCGCCCACGGGCGTTAAGCCGGCGCTCGCCACTCACAACGGCCTCACCTTCCTGCTTCCGCACTTCGACCAAGGCAACAAGTTTGAGCAAATCGATCCCCGAGCACCTTCAGTACGTGGAGCAGCGGGTGAATGGGCTCCGCAGGCACTTGGAGGCCTTGGTGGAGAACGCTAA
- a CDS encoding PEP-CTERM sorting domain-containing protein translates to MKKLAVIFTLVGAIASQGSAAHAALIANWNFNTLSIATASTPGSGGVPTTLAASSGSGTLNLAGYLGTVDDFGGTTINAVGADPAEESLSLVAGTNFPGNGTPVDFSFSTLGLEDVVLTYAHQRTATGYTTNAWSFSTDGGGSFTPVVTNVLPAAATTFAAVGVVSVDFSAFPAIENKSSVIVRFVGTGATAAAGNNRLDNVQFNATPAVPEPATLSLAGLSLIAAVATRRRG, encoded by the coding sequence ATGAAGAAACTTGCGGTGATTTTCACTCTTGTCGGCGCCATCGCGTCGCAAGGCAGCGCGGCGCACGCCGCTCTGATTGCTAATTGGAACTTTAATACCCTTTCGATTGCCACCGCCTCGACCCCCGGCTCCGGCGGCGTTCCCACGACGCTCGCGGCCAGTTCAGGCTCCGGCACTCTAAACCTGGCCGGCTATCTCGGCACGGTCGACGACTTCGGCGGCACGACGATCAACGCCGTCGGCGCCGATCCCGCCGAAGAATCTCTTTCGCTCGTTGCTGGAACCAACTTCCCGGGTAACGGCACTCCGGTCGATTTCTCGTTCTCGACGCTGGGTCTCGAGGACGTCGTCCTCACCTACGCCCACCAGCGTACCGCCACGGGTTACACCACGAATGCGTGGTCGTTCTCGACGGACGGCGGCGGCTCGTTCACGCCTGTCGTCACCAACGTTCTTCCCGCGGCTGCCACGACGTTCGCCGCGGTAGGCGTCGTCTCGGTCGATTTCAGCGCGTTCCCGGCCATCGAGAACAAGTCGTCCGTCATTGTCCGCTTCGTCGGCACGGGCGCCACGGCCGCCGCTGGCAACAACCGCCTGGACAACGTGCAGTTCAATGCGACGCCGGCAGTTCCGGAGCCAGCCACGCTGTCGCTGGCCGGACTGAGCCTGATCGCCGCCGTCGCTACGCGTCGTCGTGGCTAG
- a CDS encoding four helix bundle protein, whose amino-acid sequence MRNQELSNRTKQFALRVMRLFSALPHSDLGRVLGKQLLRSGTSVGANYREACRARSDAELISKLGIVEQELDESIYWMELLVDGEIVTAARLGELMTEADELMKIVVTSIKTIKSR is encoded by the coding sequence ATGCGAAATCAAGAGTTGAGCAACCGTACCAAGCAGTTTGCGCTTCGTGTGATGAGACTATTCTCTGCTTTGCCGCATTCGGACTTGGGGCGTGTTCTCGGTAAGCAGTTACTTCGATCTGGAACGTCAGTCGGCGCAAACTACCGTGAGGCCTGCCGAGCACGTTCTGATGCGGAGCTCATCTCCAAGCTTGGCATTGTCGAGCAAGAGCTAGACGAATCGATTTACTGGATGGAACTGTTAGTGGACGGCGAGATCGTCACCGCCGCGCGCTTGGGCGAGTTAATGACGGAAGCCGACGAGTTAATGAAGATCGTGGTGACCTCCATCAAAACCATCAAATCACGATAG
- a CDS encoding AMP nucleosidase, producing the protein MITKHDLVHDWLPRYTGMPINQFGEYVLLTNFRNYVTRFAEKFSTSVYGIDRPMQAATNSDGLTIVNFGIGSPNAATVMDLLTAYNPKAVLFLGKCGGLKRSTEIGHFILPIGAIRGEGTSDDYLPKLVPALPSFKLHKFVSQKLVDRHLDYRTGVVYTTNRRVWEHDEDFKKQLAEYTPIAIDMETATIFAVGHKNQIARGALLLVSDLPMTPEGVKTQLSDQKVSQDWSDVHLEIGIESLSEIDDQGEQIKHFQY; encoded by the coding sequence ATGATCACGAAGCACGACCTCGTTCACGACTGGCTTCCCCGCTACACCGGAATGCCGATCAACCAGTTCGGCGAATACGTCCTGCTCACCAACTTCCGCAACTACGTCACTCGCTTCGCGGAAAAATTCAGCACATCGGTTTACGGCATCGACCGCCCGATGCAGGCTGCGACGAACTCCGACGGCCTAACGATCGTTAACTTCGGCATCGGCTCGCCGAACGCCGCCACGGTGATGGACCTGCTGACGGCCTACAACCCGAAGGCGGTCCTGTTCCTCGGCAAATGCGGCGGCCTGAAGCGTTCGACCGAAATCGGCCACTTCATCCTGCCGATCGGCGCCATCCGCGGCGAAGGCACCTCCGACGACTACCTGCCCAAACTCGTCCCCGCCCTCCCCTCGTTCAAGCTCCACAAGTTCGTCTCGCAGAAGCTCGTCGACCGGCATCTCGACTACCGCACGGGCGTCGTCTACACGACCAACCGCCGCGTGTGGGAGCACGACGAGGACTTCAAGAAGCAGCTGGCCGAGTACACGCCGATTGCCATCGACATGGAAACGGCGACGATCTTTGCGGTCGGCCACAAAAACCAGATCGCCCGCGGCGCCTTGTTGCTGGTTTCCGATCTGCCGATGACTCCCGAAGGGGTGAAGACTCAACTCAGCGACCAGAAGGTGAGCCAAGATTGGTCGGACGTTCATCTCGAAATCGGCATCGAATCGCTGAGCGAGATCGACGATCAGGGCGAGCAGATCAAGCACTTTCAGTACTGA
- a CDS encoding terminase large subunit domain-containing protein, which produces MNAAKLAKYAENPAAFRDDLLVDADGSVKRFGQIMDDWQREDFAAIDPGLMRCAGRSDSDTAVMRAYLERPRGHSKTTDLAVIVIWALMFATRPIKGYCFAADSEQAALLRNAIDVILRLNPWLAEVIEVQKLSVVNVHQTHPGFGASLTVSTSDVASSYGILPDLIIADELTHWLDSAEQLFGSLISSAAKRTGCLFVIISNAGFAETWQWKLRESIRNDEDWIFRRLDGPVASWMTEKTLAEQRRLLPGLAYNRLWLNEWSSAGGDALTKEDIAAAFKDDLQPMRGDERDYIFVAGLDLGLTRDCSAVVVLAVPEGGVAGKIRLAHQKQWRPTLGQKIDLIEVEQYILSLEKQYGLEFIGFDPWQAEHLAQTLEADSGHRRRNSRRLYGNQPWMREIPPVAANLRQQATLTIECFGDRRIQLYDCEPLRRDLNRLRVEEKSYGCRLTSPRDGDGHGDTFSAFALALLMAHEVAGVRPFQIRVLYNPTDNSPPPDPWSDFDRRRAEYEAEESRVRAMPNNRSFNDALNNGFVDLGGNLFG; this is translated from the coding sequence ATGAACGCAGCAAAACTAGCGAAGTATGCCGAGAACCCCGCAGCGTTCCGCGATGATCTGTTGGTCGACGCTGACGGCTCGGTGAAGCGATTCGGCCAGATTATGGATGATTGGCAGCGTGAAGACTTCGCCGCGATCGACCCCGGCTTGATGCGTTGCGCCGGCCGCTCAGACTCCGATACCGCGGTTATGCGAGCTTATTTGGAGCGTCCCCGCGGCCATAGTAAGACAACAGATTTGGCGGTCATCGTAATCTGGGCGTTGATGTTCGCGACTCGACCAATCAAGGGGTACTGCTTCGCCGCCGATTCCGAACAAGCCGCTCTACTCCGCAACGCCATCGACGTCATCTTGAGACTGAACCCGTGGTTGGCGGAAGTCATCGAAGTCCAGAAGCTCTCAGTTGTAAACGTCCACCAGACCCACCCGGGCTTTGGAGCGTCGCTGACTGTGTCGACCAGCGATGTTGCGTCCAGCTACGGCATTCTACCTGACCTGATCATCGCCGACGAGTTGACCCATTGGCTCGATTCCGCGGAACAGTTGTTCGGTTCGCTGATCTCGTCGGCTGCGAAGCGCACCGGTTGTCTCTTTGTAATTATCAGCAACGCGGGCTTCGCTGAAACATGGCAGTGGAAACTCCGCGAATCAATTCGCAACGATGAAGACTGGATCTTTCGTCGCCTCGACGGACCAGTCGCCAGTTGGATGACGGAGAAAACGCTAGCCGAACAGCGACGCCTCTTGCCGGGCCTAGCATACAACCGCCTGTGGTTGAACGAATGGTCTTCTGCTGGTGGCGACGCACTCACCAAGGAGGACATCGCCGCGGCGTTCAAGGACGATCTTCAGCCCATGCGCGGTGACGAGAGAGATTACATCTTTGTGGCCGGGCTCGACTTGGGGCTGACCCGCGATTGCTCGGCTGTTGTAGTTCTCGCTGTTCCCGAGGGGGGCGTTGCCGGCAAGATTCGGCTCGCACACCAGAAGCAGTGGCGGCCGACGCTCGGCCAGAAGATCGATTTGATCGAAGTTGAGCAGTACATCCTCAGCCTCGAAAAGCAGTATGGATTGGAGTTTATTGGATTCGATCCTTGGCAGGCAGAGCACTTGGCCCAAACGCTAGAAGCGGATTCCGGGCACCGACGCCGCAACAGTCGACGGCTGTACGGAAACCAGCCGTGGATGCGCGAGATTCCACCAGTTGCTGCAAACCTTCGCCAGCAGGCGACGCTGACGATTGAATGCTTCGGCGATCGTCGCATCCAACTGTACGACTGCGAGCCGTTGCGCCGAGATTTGAATCGCCTGCGTGTCGAAGAAAAATCGTATGGTTGCCGGCTGACTTCCCCCAGAGACGGTGACGGCCACGGCGATACGTTTAGTGCCTTTGCTCTCGCGTTGCTCATGGCCCACGAGGTTGCCGGCGTTCGGCCATTCCAAATTCGGGTTCTCTACAACCCCACCGATAACTCGCCGCCTCCCGATCCTTGGTCTGACTTTGATCGACGCAGAGCCGAGTACGAAGCAGAAGAGTCCCGCGTGCGAGCGATGCCTAATAACAGGTCTTTCAACGACGCCTTAAACAACGGGTTCGTTGATCTTGGCGGAAACCTCTTTGGTTAG